In Fusarium oxysporum f. sp. lycopersici 4287 chromosome 9, whole genome shotgun sequence, the genomic stretch AAAACCCATATGTacaacatcatcattcaATACCTTATTAGAGGTGAATAATGAATCTAGTCCGCGAGATCGACAGGAGAAACATGAGCGATCATTGGCAAGTTCGCAGGCGTCACACTTGACACTCATCTTCTACAATCAGCCATGAATGGCAAGGCAAGAGAAAATCCTTTTTATCTCCTTTCAGCAGCACAGAACATTAAATGATTCATTCTCGTATCTACTACGCCAGGGACAAGCCACAATGCAAAACTTGTTACGAGAGGAATGAACATGACGGACAGCTTTGGGGAGTCGCGAGCTAGAAGGGTTCATCTCGCTGTGGAAAGAATGGAAACTTGTGCAATGCGCTACTGAGCCCCTCTCAGCTCTCCGGCCTCCTCGGATCTGCAACCTATTTGTCCTGTAATGCTGTTATACCCCGCAACGGTCGGACGGCACTGGCGCCCGAACGGATCCAGCAGTTAATAATCCACCAGATGTTGGAAAGGATGGAGGGGAAGTTCATCGCCTGGTGAGGGGTTGTCGTCCGTTTGCAATAACTACCTAGATGGTTGCAATAAGACGTTGACGACCTGGCATACTGCGCTCAGTCTCTAGCCACCCATTCTAGTCTGTATCAACTCAACTCAGGCGGCACGGATCGGGACGATACATCATTTGCTTTCAACGGCATTCACATCTTACTTGACTGGCTGTGAAACGCCTGGAACCTTAAAAGATGATGCGTAATTTCCTCTGACCCTTGCGTTTCCAGAGCAAAAGCTACGAGATCCACGCCAATAGCGGGCGGGTCCGCGGCAGTCTCCCGGTGTAGGGAGCCATGAATTTGGTCAGGCTCCACGTGGTGTCAAGGCGATGGATGGTGGAGTGCATTTTTGCTCCTACCTGTGTACTTTTTCCCTGGTTCCGTTCGTTTGAATTCACCCTTTGTGGGATTTCTCTGTTGGTGGCCTGCTAGAGACCCTCCCATCAAACTCAAAGACTAACGGAATGCAACCCCAATATCACACACAGATAACGCAAAACCAGCCACAGCTGCGCAATAGCtttgaggctgtcaagagGATGCACATGATTTTCCAAGCCAGCACCTCCCTCCGCAGATAGCGTTGTGGTGGGATGGAGGGGAAATGATGGACGTGCACATCGTCGCCGTAGTCATGGAGACGGACTCGCATGGCACCGTCACCATGGGCTAATATTTGAGCCAGACCTCCTGGCTGCGAGTAGGGGACGGAAAATGACCAGTCAGAGAGGCTGCTAAGTTCGTCTTGAAGTATTTCAAACTCGTCTGAGTAATTTTGTCACTTATTAGAATCCAGGTCTTACGTTTTCTTAACGTCCCCTAGCCGAAGAACAGGACGACGAAAGTAAGATTGGAGGGCAGGGGACCCAACCAGGTAGACTTGTCTTATCGGTCACTTAGCAGAGAGCGCGTTGTGCGATAGTAACAACCCGTTAAGGTCATGTTAGTACGGATTCGGTGATGTTATCCGGCCTCCACGAACCGATCTGACCTGATCATTGCTGACTCACTTGTGCGCACGAGTAAAACAAACAGGAGAGCATCGTTTCTTCGTGTCGATATGCAAGAGGTTGATTGCCGCAAAGCAAACAGAGCCGTCACCTGCAGTCGCTGGCTGGACAATGCCTCTTGTTTGCACACTCATCACTTGCATGCTGCATGATATCCGATACTGTCAATTCATTCGTTGGACATTTTAAGTCAAAGGGAACAGGAGAACGAGCGACCAGCCACTCGCGAGgcccctccccctcctgAATCGTGCGTACCCTGTATCAACCGGTGTTGAGTACCTATGAGAGGTCTGTTAATGGCTCTATTATTGTACAAGTCGTGTGTCAAAGAACGACCTGTTGCACCTTCCGGTCGGAACGACGAAACGTCAAGAGGTACTGAATTGAAGTTTTCGGCGATCTAACACACATGACAGAGAGTCTAAGAGATGAGGCAACAAGAACACCTGTATCTTGATTCTCTGGCAATTTGTCCACTCGAGGATAGGTATCAGCTGGGGGGTTTGAACACAGCCAGTCACCTTGCCCACCTAGAGATAGGCTTCTTTAATGGTTGTTGTTTGCCAGCACCATCTCCTCACACTAACTAGGTCGATACGTATTATTGAGGTGAACTACTATTACGCTTCATCTCGGCGTCTTCTGGCCGCTGCAACCCAGCCGTAACAACAGCCTGAGATGTTGTATGGATGTAGCAAGTAGACCTAGAAGCCGGCTATGTTGTGTCGGCCCCGTTTCTACTTTTGAATGTCACTGAATTGGAAACCTAATGAGTTGCCAAAAAGGGCTGACGGACGGGACCTGAAGGGTTTCATTGAGACGTGGTTTTTCCAGTGGAGAAATTCCATCCATTGGTGGAGGGCATGGAAATTCTCAGGTTGCTCTTGTTAGTGTATAGGTAGTGCCCATCTTGTAAGTTACAGTAGCCAggtacagcacagcacagtAGATAGGTGCAACTCAACTGCAAGGACGGAGAAATCTACTGTACTCTCCTTCATCGCTCCCACATCAACATTTTTACATTCTTCAATTCCATTCGATCGAGTCGCCAAAAACTCCAAAGCACCCACTCCTTTCTGGTGTACGGGCCTGGCGACCACGAACTTGTCTATTGCGGCTGTCCGAGAGGTTATTGATACTGGGCCCCCCTATATCCCGTCCCTTATTCATTGCCAAATCCAATAGCCAGGCCGCCATCTTTGACTGTCACTTTTctgacctgacctgaccCGACCCGATAGTCATTTTTCTATACCGTCTTTTCACCAACGGAAGCGTACAGTATTTTCGACCAACCTACTCTGTCCATCCTAGTATCGTTTCAGCCAAATCGCCTGTCGCTGCAGGTTgtcttcttcccttctgGGCTTTCTCCTGCTCCTGTCAGCCCCTCGCCGTCCACTCGCATCCGAGCCTGGTCCCAGCGCGATCACCCCTCTAAGCAGCAACCCCCCCCTGGATTCTTGGCCCTCTTGTCCGTTCTCTGCTTTCTGGAGCAAGCAAGGCCTGCAACCTCCCACGACTCCTGCGACTCCTTGTAATTCTCGTGGcatgctgctgctgcgtcGCCTCGTCTGCGTCAGCGTCACGAACCGAAATCCCCAGAAACAGCATCCTTTTGATGAGCAATAGGCTTGCCGCTTTCTATCATGCCCTGAGGTGAGCTTTGCAGCCGCAATATGCTCAAGATACAGACCGCCGCCGTGCCGCCAAGTATCCACTCTTCGCGCACTATCCACGACCCCTCCGGCGACTCACCGTCCGCTTCCGTGCGCATCACGTCTGCTGCCTCCGTTCAAGCTTCTGACCAACAATCCTCGACAACTCGGGCTGATCCCGCCTGGGGCCTCATGAACGGCATCGTCGGTACCGCCCCAATGGGGGCCATGTATGTCCGCGCCCTCTACGACTACGAGGCCGACGATCGCACTAGTCTCAGTTTCCACGAAGGAGATGTAATTCAAGTCATCACCCAGCTCGAGAGCGGCTGGTGGGATGGCGTTATAAATGGTGTTCGAGGCTGGTTCCCTAGCAACTACTGTCAGCTTATCACGAGTCCCGACGATATACCTGACGGCGCCCACAATGGAACCTTTGACGCTGTCGAGGATGATGCCGAAGATCCTGAGATGTACGACGACCAATATGACCAAGACGACGACTCCGAACAAGACGGCCCTATCGCGTTGCCCCTCGAGGGGACCGACGGAGGAGATAGTTCGAGGGCCGATTTTTGGATTCCACAAGCTACCCCCGACGGGCGCTTGTTCTATTACAATATGATGACAGGAGACCGCAGCATGGAACTGCCCCTGGAGTCTCCCGTATCTTCAAACGAGACTGGTCCACGAGATCGAATGAATGTCAATATCCCCGACAAAACCAGGCCACCTCCTGAGATGATGGCCCGTGGTTTGACTCAagatgaggacgacgagTATCTGACGTCCGCATCCGAGGCCGAGGGCGACTCATCTAGACTGGCCTCACGTCGTTCCAAGGTACACAGCGAGCTCGTAAACTTGATGTTCTAATGGCCCGGTTGCTAACACTCACTAGCATACTAAACGTGCCTCTTTCGGTGCCTTATCCCCATCAACTTCCATGGACTCCATCAATGGCGCATCGCCTGTTGGCCGTCTGCGAAATGGCGCCTCGTCCAATGGCCACCTTGCTGCAGGACAGGTCCCTAATATAGCATCCGCGACCTCTTTTACTAGCACCACCTATAACTTACCGACTACAGCTACAGTTCCTCGATCGTTTTTCGACGACGGCTCTACGCCTTCACTTAGCTGGACTCTTCTTGTCTCTAATATGCGACGTGCTATCGATCGGTATCGGGAAGCCATCATGAACAATAACCGCTCAGAATACGTAGCAAAAGCCGAAGACATATCTGACCATCTACGACTGCTACTTGCCGCTGGGTCAGGGACTACCGATAACCACTCTGGTCAGCCATCTATTATTTCAACGAACAAGGCTCTCTATCCTCACTTTCGAGACATGATGTCCAAATTCTCCAAGCTCGTAATCTCTTCTCATATAGCAGCTGCAGACTGGCCCAATGCCGAATCTATCCAGAAATGCCTCCAGGAAGCTGACGGAGTTCTCATGGGCGTATACAGCTATGTGGAAGTGGCTCGACAACAACGAGGCGAGGAAATTCCTCGACTCTTCCCAGGCTTTGTGATTGGTAGTAATACAGGTGGAAGTTGGCAAAACAACGGCTTGGGCCCTCGAGATGAAATCACAGCCAACTTCctcgaagatgaagagggcgTTGTAGAGCCAACTGCAATTCTCGACAACAAGATGCTTGAGCGACTGGACGAACAGAAGCGTATTTTGGTATCCAGCATCCGAGAGCTCGACAAGAGCCTGGTCGTCCTAGAGAAAATCGTTACACCCTACAGGCATGAAGTTATCGGAAACAATGTTTGTTTTGCCGGTGGTAGGGTACTCGACACATTCAGACAATGGATTGCCATGATCGAATCGATCGATTTGTCTTCCCTTGGCAACAGCTTCCAGACGCCTCAGTTAGCTGACCTCGGAACACACAAGCAGAGCCTTTACGACAATATCTCTGATCTTATTCTTGGATGTCAAGCTGTCGCCGGACCCTTGGCTGATGAATGGTCCGAAGTCCGTGGTGAAGCACTGGAAAACCGTCTGGAATATGTCAGACAATGTGCCAGAGCCCTGGAAACTAACTCTTCACATATCGGATTCTCACTTCAACTATTGTCTGAACAGGTTCAAATCAACATGCAACAACATCAGGCTGAAGTACGACCTCGGGAGAATTCTTTTGTTCGAAGCACCCTGCAACGAGGCGAGACAATGCCTTATGACCGACCACACCAGCGAACAGAATCAAGGACTGCTCCTGTACGACCGCCACTTATCACATCACAATCTTTCACCGAAGGCGAGCCTGCTCCTGGCAATATGCGCAGAGGCGATTattccaaggtcaagaagatatTTGGCGAAGATCCTTCGCCTCAAGTTCCAGTGACCGAAGATACACCAGAATTCTTACTCCTAGATTATGAACATGAAGTCTCCTGGGACAGCAAGACCTCACCACCTACTGTTAAGGGAGGATCtctccttgcccttgttgaACAGTTAACTCGTCACGACAAGCTCGATTCGAACTTCAACAATACCTTCCTTCTCACTTACCGATCATTCACAACAGCTCGGGAACTTTTCGAGATGCTTATCAAACGATTCAACATCCAACCGCCAGAAGGTCTGTCACAGGCGGATTTCGAGATTTGGAGGGACCGAAAGCAAAAGCTTATTCGCTTCCGTGTTGTTAACATTCTAAAGAATTGGTTCGATAATTTCTGGATGGAGGATTACAACGACGAGTCAAAACAACTTGTTCGTGATGTCTACAGTTTCGCTAAAGACACAGTCAAATCTACAGAAACTCCTGGTTCAGCACCCTTAATGGCGGTCCTTGATCAGAGGCTCAGTGGAAAGGAGGCTGGCGCTCGCAGGATGATTCAAACAGTGAACCAGAACACGCCAACGCCGATCATGCCCAAgaacatgaagaagctcaagttcTTGGATATTGACGTCGTTGAGTTTGCCCGCCAGCTCACCATTGTCGAATCCCGCTTGTACGGCAAGGTTAAGGCGACAGAATGTCTGAACAAGACGTGGCAGAAGAAGGTCCCTGAGGGCGAGCCTGATTTGGCCCCCAACGTTAAAGCGCTTATCCTCCACTCTAACCAGATGACCAACTGGGTCGCTGAGATGATTCTGGCGCAAATGGAAGTCAAGAAGCGAGTGGTTGTTATCAAGCACTTCGTTTCTGTTGCTGACGTGAGTAACTAAGGATATGATGTCGGGTCATTGGAACCCCTGCTAACTGACCGATAGCGTTGCCGCTCCCTGAACAACTTCTCAACACTAACATCGATTATTTCCGCATTGGGCACTGCACCCATCGCTCGTCTTAAGCGAACATGGGACCAGGTACCCCAACGTACACACGCTACATTAGAATCGATGCGGCGGGTGATGGCAAGCACCAAGAACTTCGGAGAGTACCGAGAGGCTCTTCATGCAGCCAACCCCCCTTGTATCCCTTTCTTCGGTACGGACCCCCTTTCCCGAAAAGCAGGTGACAGATCACAGTACTGACAAACAGCAAAGGTGTCTATTTAACTGATCTGACATTCATTGAGGATGGCATTCCgtccatcatcaagaagactAACCTCATTAACTTTGCTAAACGTGCCAAAACTGCTGAGGTCATTCGCGATATTCAGCAGTATCAGAACGTGGGGTACTCACTGCAACCAGTGCCTGAGCTGCAAGATTACATCTTGAACAACATGCAGGCCGCTGGGGATGTTCACGAGATGTATGACAAGAGTTTGCAAGTTGAGCCTCGTGAGCgagaggatgagaagattgTGAGGTATGTTGCATTGCGGAATACGCCCGCATCGTATGGAGCGGTGCCATCTTTCTTCTAAGTTCCCCTGGTTTAGTTTTGCACAATGGTGGAGGTCACTTCGCATTAGTGGCTTGCCGTCTTCAGTTAAGATGAAGAGACATATGCTTACTTGATGTTTCTTAATTACAGGGTCTTGGCCGAGTCTGGGTTCCTATAAACGCCGAACCCTTGCAACTGTTTGAATGATCGATGCAGCCTGCATTCTTTCAAGCAACAAGGCATGCACAACATAATCGAGGAGGGACCAGGAGGGGTGGTACTACGACCCCGCCACCGATCCTCAGAGCTCACGATAGTCCTGAGTGACCATTACTTGGGGCGGATATCACGCGATGAACGCCGCCCACGATTGATAGTGGCAGGAAGCGGCACAAAACAGCCAGCACCGCATGGTCGGGAGGCGGCCCGGAAAAGTTGGTGTGGTGGGAAATGGTTGGTGACAGGGGGTTCCAAAGTGCGGAGATGCTCGGCAGGGCATTCATAATGCTGGGAGAGGCATTTTGACAAAGGCTCCGAGCACGGCCGAGAAGCAACCTTTACGTGAAGAAATGGGTtatttgatgatgaatttACTCGGCGCACCAGCATCCATATGGAGAAAGCCTGCATGGGAGAGGAATTGGGAAACTTGGTGGACACTGACGATGGCATTTGCAAGTGTACGCTGGCCGCACGAGGATTGAATATACCTGAAAGTCCCCAGAGGTACGGCGCATGATATGATGGGAAGCATCTAGTGGAGCGAATGGTCAATTTTAAAAAACAACATGATTGTGTATCGGTATAGTTCATACAAGGGACTGTCACGGCAGTTTGGTTATTCATATCACGGGCGAGTTGGCAATGACTCTCGAATCGATGTATCTTTAGTGAGAATCACGTTGATGTATCTGATAATTTCCCCGGAATTTAGGTTCAATTACCCATAGGCAAGGAACGCTGATCAGAAACAAACGAATATGCAATATCCGTCGGTATCTCACACCCCGTCTCGTGTATCTTTACCCCAGCTTGCCCGACATCCCGCTACTCCGGGCCGCATCCAGGCCACCACCTGACAAGGGGCCTGGTCTGATAATAACGTGTTGCTGACAGCACCGAAACGAGGTCTCGCATAGGATCCAATCATGTATCACGACAAGGCGGTACCGGATTCATCAAGACAGTCCGTGTCTCGGCTAGCATTGAGTGAATGACCATAATAATGGTGCCAACTACTTAGATAGAGTAACTAGTTAAAAACACGACCAAAACAGTAACTGGGCATAAGTTGAAAAATAAAGCGCCGAAACGGCCGTGTGGGATATCATTTTCCATCATTAACTTTGCATATTTCTTTCAAACATCAGGACATTTATTCCCCTTTAGTGCTTGTGgagcttggccttgatgcgCTCGCCGATGCTTggcttgtccttcttctcatcagaACCGTGGTGCTTGCTGCTGGAGTGCGATTCGGTCTTGGAGTGATCTGAGCTTCCGCTCTCGCCAATATGAATACCCTTTTGCTCCATCAGGCCTGACAGTCGTTAGTATAACGAAACATTAGGCATTTCGATTGTGGACTTACGGTCAGCTTCACGTCCAGCACCAGGCTTGGAAGCATCAAAGTCACCACCATCGGCTGCAAACCCGCTAGCAGTGACATACTCGTCCTCCTTGGGGTCATGAGGTTGATTCTCAGACTTGGATGACTCCGTGGCTCCCTCAGAGCCAACCTCAGTAGGCTTGTGAGAAGTTCCCTCAACAGGAGCATTGCCTGCATCACCGCCATGCTccttggcaagcttctcgaTAGGCTGAGGTCCAGGACCCTCGCCGAGCTTGACGTCGGTGCCCTCAGAGGTGTCGTCAACGTCGTGGAGGTCCTTGTTGCCCTTGTCCGCCTGCGCCGGGTCGCGGGTGTCATTCTGGCCGGCAGAGGTATCCTTTGAGTGAGGGTTGGGTGCGGGAACTGAAGGTGTGGCTGAAGCAGCGTTTGTCGTCTCGGTGGGCTTGGAGACGGGGGCTTCATGTCCAAGGCCTGTTGCGCGTTCCTCACCGTGGCTGCCAAAGTTTTGTGCCACCTTTTCTTGCTGGGGGGTTTCTAGACCACGCCATGTCAGTGATATCATTCAAATGTAGTTGTTTGTGTAGTGCAGGCGTTGAGGTCGTACCTAGGTTGCCGGCATCGTAGGGCTCGCCCTGCTTGGTGTCACCTTGGACTCCGGAGACGGGCTCCTTGTTGGCAGTTTGGCTGTCTCCCCAAACAGCCTTGGAGGCGGCGGCAGTGAGGTTGCTGATGGTCTCCATTGTGATTTAGTTGTGATTGTTGTGTAAGTTTGGTATCTTGGTTGTCGTGCAGTTGAATCGTGAATGGCTGGGTATCTTGGGAGCGAGATGGGGTATACTAAAGAGCTGAAATGATAAAGAAAGGGCGGGAGCGTCACGGGGAAGTTCAAGTTTAAATAAAAGGTCCTTCAGCTTTAGAAAGGTAAGAATCAAAGAGGGGGAGGTGGTATGGTAGGTCTGACGTCGTTGTTTGTTTAACCCAACCAAGCGAGGGACACAAATAGTACAACACCTCAGTCAGTAGTATACATCATGAATGCTATGAATAGAAGCCATTTAGAAAGTACCCTTGGAAGGATTCATGTTATTTGCCGGGTCTAACCAGTCAAAGTTGTGCAACATTGTACCTGTTTGCTGTAGAGCATGACCAAAAGTACCCATTCGTGTCAAGGCAGAAGAGTCCATCATCCGTATGTGGCGGCTCAAGTTATGACGCCGCGGTCGATCGATGGAGCTGACAGGGCCTAGATTACTGCAGCATGCTCTGAGCCGTATCCCCGGCCTCTCGTTTCAGCATCCAGTGTTCCCATAATATTCCAGGCTTGGATAGGTTGGATGGATGATGTAAAAGGTTGGTCTTTGAAGAGGTCATGACGTTGCGCTGCCCTCCACAGGCGGACGTACAAGGGGACAAGGGTGAGTGtggctgaagaggaagaaaccTGCAGCAGAATATAGCTAACCAAAGAAAAAACAGAGATTAAGCATCTGTGGCTTAACTTATGCTGAAGCCAAGGAATTTGTGTCAGAGTTTTTGGTGTTGGACCGGACAACCTATCTGGGGAAGGCCGAGGTAGAGTTGGATGTGTCAACTACGTCATTCTCTACCctggtcttgtcttgtcgGAGGGGTCATCTAAGAGCTtaggagctcaagaagctgaaagATACACGGATGTGCAGCGCAGCCACAACTAAAAAAGCATATTTCAACGGttaaagaagaagccaataTGattctataattataaagctttGATGGCACTTGCTTAGGTTCCGACTTGGCATTCAATGTTCCTGAGAATCTACCGAAGTCGCAGTCAAGAAAAACAGTGGAGGGCAATAAAAGCAAGGCCTTTGGCGGTCAACATTGGATGCTTCTAGATTGGATTCTTGGCACGACCTGCAGTCCTGAGTCGCCAAATTGGCCCCAAGTCTAGCTGCGCGCGTCATCGAGTTTACAGTGGGATGCAAAAAGTTTGAATACCGGGCGTGTATCTTCTTTCGCCGCTAGCCTCTTTGAGCCAGCTACCACGTGCATATCAGCTTTTGCACGGCTAATAAGTATATAGTGATTGGCTAgatcgagcttcttcttcaaattAGAAGCAGGCTGAACTCCAAATAGGCTAGACAGGGGGTATCAGTACTTCAAAAGGTATTCAAACTTATTGCATCCCACTGTAGTATTATGTAGGTGCTGTAACTAATAAATCCGCCCGCTCGGTTTGTGTCATTAGCATTGGATCATTACGAATCAGGCAGCTCGTTCAGATACGACGGGCGTAAAGGCCAACCAGCCTTACTGCCCCGAGACAAATCTGCAGCCCTGTAGTATCGGTTCGGCCGAGAGCCGGCTTTTGTCCGGGTATTGATGAATTGTCGATTTAACATGTAAGTCGATGGACTACCTATAAAAGCCTCTGTTGCGTTTATTTCGATGCAATGCCCTTAGTTGGTCCTCTTTCGAGTTTTCGTGAACACACCGCTCTCCAAGAGCTGAAACCTTTATGCCAAGCCAGAGAGTGCACGTACGTACTCTCGCAACGGGCCATGTCGATAAAGTCCAAGAGCTAATGTCAGTTCAAGGTCTGTGTCTGTGTCTGTGTCTGTGAGGCCAAACTTTGTCGTCGATTTTGAAATGATGAATTAATGCGCGTATTGTATTGCACGAGTCGTCTCCCTACCTCC encodes the following:
- a CDS encoding hypothetical protein (At least one base has a quality score < 10); the encoded protein is MLKIQTAAVPPSIHSSRTIHDPSGDSPSASVRITSAASVQASDQQSSTTRADPAWGLMNGIVGTAPMGAMYVRALYDYEADDRTSLSFHEGDVIQVITQLESGWWDGVINGVRGWFPSNYCQLITSPDDIPDGAHNGTFDAVEDDAEDPEMYDDQYDQDDDSEQDGPIALPLEGTDGGDSSRADFWIPQATPDGRLFYYNMMTGDRSMELPLESPVSSNETGPRDRMNVNIPDKTRPPPEMMARGLTQDEDDEYLTSASEAEGDSSRLASRRSKHTKRASFGALSPSTSMDSINGASPVGRLRNGASSNGHLAAGQVPNIASATSFTSTTYNLPTTATVPRSFFDDGSTPSLSWTLLVSNMRRAIDRYREAIMNNNRSEYVAKAEDISDHLRLLLAAGSGTTDNHSGQPSIISTNKALYPHFRDMMSKFSKLVISSHIAAADWPNAESIQKCLQEADGVLMGVYSYVEVARQQRGEEIPRLFPGFVIGSNTGGSWQNNGLGPRDEITANFLEDEEGVVEPTAILDNKMLERLDEQKRILVSSIRELDKSLVVLEKIVTPYRHEVIGNNVCFAGGRVLDTFRQWIAMIESIDLSSLGNSFQTPQLADLGTHKQSLYDNISDLILGCQAVAGPLADEWSEVRGEALENRLEYVRQCARALETNSSHIGFSLQLLSEQVQINMQQHQAEVRPRENSFVRSTLQRGETMPYDRPHQRTESRTAPVRPPLITSQSFTEGEPAPGNMRRGDYSKVKKIFGEDPSPQVPVTEDTPEFLLLDYEHEVSWDSKTSPPTVKGGSLLALVEQLTRHDKLDSNFNNTFLLTYRSFTTARELFEMLIKRFNIQPPEGLSQADFEIWRDRKQKLIRFRVVNILKNWFDNFWMEDYNDESKQLVRDVYSFAKDTVKSTETPGSAPLMAVLDQRLSGKEAGARRMIQTVNQNTPTPIMPKNMKKLKFLDIDVVEFARQLTIVESRLYGKVKATECLNKTWQKKVPEGEPDLAPNVKALILHSNQMTNWVAEMILAQMEVKKRVVVIKHFVSVADRCRSLNNFSTLTSIISALGTAPIARLKRTWDQVPQRTHATLESMRRVMASTKNFGEYREALHAANPPCIPFFGVYLTDLTFIEDGIPSIIKKTNLINFAKRAKTAEVIRDIQQYQNVGYSLQPVPELQDYILNNMQAAGDVHEMYDKSLQVEPREREDEKIVRYVALRNTPASYGAVPSFF